Proteins co-encoded in one Spirosoma endbachense genomic window:
- a CDS encoding helix-turn-helix transcriptional regulator produces the protein MPANRNALVRYKTLDACLRNRQRRWTLDDLIETVSEALYEYEGIDKGISRRTVQADLQMMRSDKLGYFAPIVIIDKKYYTYEDPAYSITNIPLSDGDLSRMNEAVEVLKQFKGFSHFTALNEVVQKLEDHVYSTAKKSAPVIDFEKNEYLKGLHWLDELYQAVIQKRTLQLQYQSFSARSPQTFLFHVWWLKEYKNRWFAVGIRDGKGYIMNLALDRMLSVTIAPDVDYVPNYGIDPDAHYKDVIGVSVSENIRPIKVLLFVNRLHAPYVETKPLHHSQQVVERTADGIVIQLLVQHNFELEKEILGFGEGMRVLQPERLRRVIRQRLQAGLDGYNPEAIDPPISPDEATTF, from the coding sequence ATGCCTGCCAATCGAAACGCTCTCGTACGGTACAAAACCCTGGATGCCTGTCTGCGCAATCGGCAGCGCAGGTGGACACTCGATGACCTGATCGAAACGGTTTCGGAAGCTTTGTATGAATACGAAGGCATCGACAAAGGAATCAGCCGGCGCACCGTTCAGGCCGACCTCCAGATGATGCGGAGTGATAAACTGGGCTATTTCGCCCCCATCGTTATCATCGACAAAAAATATTATACCTACGAAGATCCAGCTTACAGCATCACCAATATTCCACTATCGGACGGTGACCTGTCGCGGATGAACGAAGCCGTTGAAGTACTGAAGCAATTCAAAGGATTTTCACACTTTACGGCACTCAACGAAGTGGTTCAAAAGCTGGAAGATCATGTGTATTCGACGGCTAAAAAGTCGGCTCCCGTCATTGATTTCGAGAAAAATGAATACCTGAAAGGTCTTCACTGGCTGGATGAGCTGTACCAGGCTGTTATTCAGAAACGTACGCTACAGCTTCAGTATCAATCGTTCTCAGCGCGATCGCCACAAACATTTCTCTTTCATGTGTGGTGGCTGAAAGAATATAAAAACCGCTGGTTTGCGGTGGGTATTCGAGATGGGAAAGGGTATATCATGAATCTGGCACTGGATCGAATGCTGTCTGTAACCATCGCCCCCGATGTCGATTATGTTCCCAACTACGGCATCGACCCCGATGCGCACTACAAGGACGTTATCGGCGTATCCGTCAGCGAAAACATCCGCCCTATTAAGGTTCTGCTGTTTGTCAACCGTCTACACGCGCCTTATGTGGAGACCAAGCCTCTTCACCATTCGCAACAGGTAGTCGAACGAACCGCCGATGGCATCGTGATTCAACTGCTCGTACAGCACAATTTTGAGCTGGAGAAAGAAATACTTGGTTTCGGCGAAGGGATGCGCGTACTCCAACCCGAACGGCTTCGCCGGGTCATCCGTCAGCGTTTGCAGGCCGGTCTGGATGGGTACAATCCTGAAGCGATCGATCCGCCGATTAGTCCTGATGAAGCTACTACTTTTTAA
- a CDS encoding RtcB family protein encodes METPILIEDILMLGPIPDQLHTTFLRVANGLVQRANYPKEKVMGLLAQMLQNPKKFAFSRNKVTNLAQSIYDLNKQGISVQLSESGKAYLPIEPLSYVLEANEKQSEKVFDLRTGPLPYAVFGRDQIEEGALMQMETAASLPVSVAGALMPDAHQGYGLPIGGVLATEANTVIPFAVGVDIACRMCLSVFDLPPAFLKREPHLLKKSLVEKTKFGIGGEIREKIDESVMDLPEWQATKVIRDLKDKAYRQLGSSGTGNHFVEWGIVEVYEQDDRLNLPPGEYLALLSHSGSRGFGGNIANYYSKLAMQRTKLPKQAAHLAWLDLNTEEGQAYWIGMNLAGEYASANHHEIHKKLAKALGEKPLTMIENHHNFAWKEQLADGREVIVHRKGATPAGIDVLGIIPGSMTQPGFVVRGRGNADSLNSASHGAGRLMSRTQAFNTLTRSQWNKALLEADIQLIGGDLDEAPMVYKNIETVIDAQRDLVSVLAKFTPKIVRMADANRKEGRED; translated from the coding sequence ATGGAAACACCAATTCTAATCGAGGATATTCTGATGCTGGGGCCAATCCCCGATCAGTTACATACTACATTTCTGCGGGTAGCAAACGGGCTGGTTCAACGGGCCAACTACCCTAAAGAGAAAGTAATGGGTTTGCTGGCACAGATGCTCCAGAACCCCAAAAAATTTGCGTTTTCCAGAAATAAAGTCACAAATCTGGCTCAGTCAATCTATGATTTGAACAAACAGGGTATCTCTGTCCAGCTTAGCGAGTCTGGAAAAGCTTATTTGCCCATTGAGCCCCTTTCTTATGTCCTGGAAGCCAACGAAAAACAGTCGGAGAAGGTGTTTGACCTGCGTACCGGACCGCTGCCATATGCCGTTTTTGGCCGCGATCAGATTGAAGAGGGTGCATTAATGCAAATGGAAACGGCTGCAAGTTTGCCAGTTTCGGTGGCGGGTGCGCTCATGCCTGATGCCCACCAGGGCTATGGTTTGCCCATTGGGGGCGTGTTGGCTACGGAGGCAAACACCGTCATTCCCTTTGCGGTTGGGGTCGATATTGCCTGTCGAATGTGCCTCTCTGTGTTTGATTTACCGCCCGCTTTTTTAAAGCGCGAACCGCATCTACTAAAAAAGTCATTGGTAGAGAAAACCAAGTTTGGAATTGGTGGTGAAATCCGCGAGAAGATCGATGAGAGCGTGATGGATTTGCCCGAATGGCAGGCCACGAAAGTAATTCGCGACTTGAAAGACAAAGCTTATCGCCAGTTGGGAAGCTCCGGTACGGGTAATCACTTTGTCGAGTGGGGTATTGTTGAGGTGTATGAACAGGATGATCGGTTGAACCTGCCTCCGGGCGAGTATCTGGCGTTGCTTTCACATTCCGGATCACGCGGCTTTGGCGGAAACATAGCGAATTACTATTCAAAACTGGCTATGCAGAGAACCAAACTGCCTAAGCAGGCTGCTCATCTGGCCTGGCTGGACCTAAATACCGAGGAGGGGCAGGCCTATTGGATTGGTATGAATCTAGCGGGCGAATATGCCTCGGCCAATCATCACGAAATTCATAAAAAGCTGGCCAAAGCACTGGGTGAGAAGCCATTAACAATGATTGAGAATCACCACAACTTCGCCTGGAAAGAGCAACTGGCCGATGGCCGTGAGGTGATTGTTCACCGGAAAGGGGCGACTCCTGCCGGGATTGATGTTCTGGGAATTATTCCGGGATCGATGACGCAGCCGGGCTTTGTTGTTCGGGGGAGAGGCAATGCCGACTCGCTGAACTCGGCGTCGCATGGGGCCGGACGGCTGATGTCACGCACACAGGCGTTCAATACGCTGACGCGCTCTCAATGGAACAAAGCGTTACTGGAGGCTGATATTCAGCTCATAGGAGGTGATCTGGATGAGGCTCCAATGGTGTATAAAAACATCGAGACGGTCATCGATGCTCAACGGGATCTGGTGTCGGTATTGGCGAAGTTTACGCCCAAAATCGTTCGGATGGCCGACGCCAATCGGAAAGAAGGGCGTGAGGATTAA
- a CDS encoding alpha/beta hydrolase, translating to MIFLRLLWQIPIALLLLTIVLVFANEYAIARSSRREKNIAYVSSDQPGFDAERHVLDVYTPKEPSAKLRPVVVFIHGGSWDSGNKNLYSFIGRRLAKQGFVAVLMNYRLAPGVQVPDMVDDCAQAVVWITKHSAEYGGDPNRIFLMGHSAGGGIAALLAVDNHYLANRGLAQSPIKGTVLDDPAGLDMYDYLQKMEYPNDEQYLIPFGKKPAVWRAMSALYHVNAGCQPMLIYVGERTYPSIIRSTRKFNQRLLELGIKHEFAVMPGKKHIEMVTQLFWQKNVIYQNLGKFVASQEQ from the coding sequence ATGATTTTTCTTCGATTGCTCTGGCAGATTCCTATTGCGCTTCTCCTGCTGACTATAGTTCTTGTTTTTGCCAACGAATATGCGATTGCTCGTTCTAGTCGTCGTGAAAAAAATATTGCCTATGTCTCTTCCGATCAACCCGGCTTTGATGCCGAGAGGCATGTGCTCGATGTATATACACCCAAAGAACCGTCGGCTAAACTCCGGCCAGTCGTCGTGTTTATTCACGGAGGAAGCTGGGATAGCGGCAACAAAAACCTGTACAGTTTCATCGGACGGAGGCTGGCAAAACAGGGCTTTGTTGCGGTGCTCATGAACTATCGGCTGGCCCCCGGTGTGCAGGTGCCGGATATGGTCGATGACTGTGCTCAGGCGGTTGTCTGGATTACGAAACATAGTGCTGAATATGGCGGAGATCCGAATCGGATTTTTCTGATGGGGCATTCAGCAGGAGGGGGGATCGCTGCCCTTTTGGCTGTCGACAACCACTATCTGGCTAATCGGGGTTTAGCCCAGAGCCCCATAAAAGGTACTGTTCTCGATGATCCGGCCGGACTCGATATGTATGATTACCTGCAAAAGATGGAATACCCGAATGATGAACAATACCTGATTCCGTTCGGGAAAAAACCAGCAGTTTGGCGAGCAATGTCGGCCCTGTATCACGTTAATGCCGGTTGCCAACCCATGCTGATCTATGTCGGTGAACGCACCTATCCGAGCATTATCAGAAGTACCCGGAAATTTAATCAGAGGCTTCTGGAACTTGGCATCAAGCATGAATTTGCCGTTATGCCCGGCAAAAAGCATATTGAGATGGTAACTCAGTTGTTCTGGCAAAAAAACGTTATTTACCAGAACTTAGGGAAGTTTGTAGCAAGCCAAGAGCAGTAG
- a CDS encoding YihY/virulence factor BrkB family protein codes for MDTKTDKRFFANLWAILKDSFNGFLDDRCLKLSAALAYYTVFSLAPLLVLIISLISLFLGEEAIQGQIFGQINGLVGNEAAKQIQDMIKNVELSGKTNTALVVGIITLLLGATSIFVEIQDSVNLIWRVKAKPKRGWLKIIKDRLLSSSLVVSLGFLLLVSLVINGLVLALSDFLTRYIPGIGVFIISAFNLLISTGVVAVLFGVIFKVLPDAKIAWKDVRWGAFFTALLFMLGRYLIGLYIETTSTSSTYGAAGSLIVILTWIYYTAAILYFGAEFTQAYANRLGIKIEPADYAVYVEQTERERDVKTIPTEQKVAESH; via the coding sequence ATGGATACGAAGACAGATAAACGCTTTTTTGCCAATTTATGGGCCATTTTAAAGGACTCATTCAATGGTTTCCTTGATGATCGCTGCCTGAAATTAAGTGCAGCTCTTGCCTACTACACCGTGTTTTCGCTGGCTCCGTTACTTGTCTTAATCATATCACTGATCAGTCTTTTTCTGGGCGAAGAGGCCATCCAGGGGCAAATCTTTGGCCAGATCAATGGCCTGGTCGGCAATGAAGCGGCCAAGCAGATTCAGGACATGATCAAAAATGTGGAGTTATCAGGTAAAACCAACACGGCCCTGGTTGTCGGCATAATAACCCTATTGCTGGGTGCGACCAGTATCTTTGTCGAGATCCAGGATTCGGTCAATCTGATCTGGCGGGTCAAAGCAAAACCCAAACGCGGCTGGTTAAAAATAATAAAAGACAGGCTACTTTCTTCGTCGTTGGTCGTTAGTCTGGGTTTTCTTTTGTTGGTATCGCTGGTTATCAATGGGCTCGTGCTTGCCCTGAGTGACTTTTTAACCCGCTATATTCCAGGCATTGGCGTTTTCATAATCAGTGCATTTAATTTGCTGATCAGCACTGGCGTAGTCGCCGTTCTCTTCGGAGTCATTTTCAAGGTACTACCCGATGCCAAAATTGCCTGGAAAGATGTGCGATGGGGTGCGTTTTTTACCGCCCTGCTGTTTATGCTGGGACGATACCTGATCGGCCTGTATATCGAAACGACCAGTACCAGTTCAACGTACGGGGCCGCCGGGTCGCTGATCGTTATTCTGACCTGGATTTATTACACGGCCGCCATTCTCTATTTTGGCGCTGAATTTACCCAGGCATACGCGAACCGTTTAGGCATCAAAATTGAACCCGCCGACTATGCCGTTTACGTTGAACAAACCGAACGGGAGCGCGATGTGAAAACAATTCCTACCGAGCAGAAAGTAGCAGAAAGCCATTGA
- the kaiC gene encoding circadian clock protein KaiC: MSLESPNSPKKTLKSLPKCPTGIIGLDEITEGGIPEGRPTLICGSAGSGKTLMSIEFIVCGAMEYNEPGVFMAFEEKADELAMNVASLGFDLDQLQKEKLIKLDHVRIERSEIEETGEYDLDGLFIRLGYAIDSIGAKRVVLDTIENLFAGLTNQGILRAELRRLFEWLKAKKVTTIITGEKGDGTLTRHGLEEYVSDCVILLDHRISNQISTRLLRIVKYRGSMHGTNEYPFLINEKGISVLPVTSLTLDHPVSSERVSTGIQALDKMLEGHGFYRGSSILVSGTAGTGKTSIAATFANEACRKKERCIYFAFEESPQQIVRNMHSIGLDLQPYIDSGLLKFQASRPTLNGLEMHLVAIHKQIKEFKPSVVILDPITNLIAVGSVSDVKSMLIRLIDFLQSEQITVMFTALSLNNVINEQTDEGVSSLVDAWLLVKDIEHNGERNRGLYVMKSRGMKHSNQVREFVITDKGLHLVSVYLGPEGVLTGSAREASQLQEETGIVLRENAVNRKDREIERKRLVLESKIAGLKEEFESVQDELNKTYIEEELRKEVLEKNREQMIRNRHNE; encoded by the coding sequence ATGAGCTTAGAATCACCGAATAGCCCCAAAAAAACCTTGAAGTCGTTGCCTAAGTGCCCCACTGGTATTATCGGTCTGGATGAAATAACAGAAGGCGGAATACCCGAAGGTCGACCAACACTTATTTGTGGAAGTGCTGGCAGTGGTAAGACATTGATGTCCATTGAATTTATAGTTTGTGGTGCAATGGAATATAATGAGCCAGGCGTTTTTATGGCTTTTGAGGAAAAAGCGGATGAGCTAGCCATGAATGTAGCTTCATTAGGCTTTGATCTCGATCAACTTCAGAAAGAAAAACTTATCAAGCTCGATCATGTACGCATCGAGCGAAGTGAAATAGAAGAAACCGGGGAGTATGACCTGGATGGTCTTTTTATCCGATTAGGCTATGCTATCGATAGCATCGGTGCTAAACGCGTAGTACTGGATACGATCGAGAATTTGTTTGCTGGCCTCACCAATCAGGGAATTCTGCGGGCCGAATTAAGACGGCTTTTCGAGTGGTTGAAGGCAAAAAAGGTAACGACGATAATCACAGGCGAAAAAGGAGATGGTACTCTGACCCGTCACGGACTGGAAGAGTATGTATCTGACTGCGTAATTCTGCTTGACCACCGGATCAGTAACCAGATTTCAACCCGGCTACTGCGCATCGTTAAATACCGCGGGTCAATGCATGGAACGAACGAATACCCATTTCTGATCAATGAGAAGGGTATTTCGGTGTTACCGGTTACGTCCTTAACCTTAGATCACCCCGTTTCATCGGAACGGGTTTCAACTGGTATTCAGGCGCTGGATAAAATGCTGGAAGGGCATGGTTTTTACCGGGGTAGCAGCATTCTGGTTTCGGGCACTGCTGGTACTGGTAAAACCAGTATTGCTGCTACGTTTGCCAACGAAGCCTGCCGCAAAAAAGAACGGTGTATCTATTTTGCCTTTGAGGAATCACCTCAACAAATCGTCCGGAATATGCATTCGATCGGTCTTGATCTTCAGCCCTATATTGACAGTGGTTTACTGAAGTTTCAGGCTTCCAGACCCACACTGAATGGTCTGGAAATGCACCTGGTAGCCATCCATAAACAGATCAAAGAATTTAAGCCATCCGTCGTAATCCTGGATCCCATAACTAACCTGATTGCTGTCGGCTCAGTGAGCGATGTAAAATCAATGTTAATCCGGTTAATCGATTTTTTACAGTCTGAGCAAATTACTGTTATGTTTACGGCGCTCTCGCTGAATAATGTCATTAATGAGCAAACAGACGAAGGAGTATCTTCACTGGTCGATGCCTGGTTACTCGTTAAAGATATCGAACATAATGGGGAGCGGAACCGGGGATTATATGTCATGAAATCGCGCGGCATGAAGCATTCCAATCAGGTTCGGGAGTTTGTCATTACCGATAAAGGGCTTCATCTGGTTAGTGTTTATTTAGGACCGGAAGGCGTACTGACTGGTTCTGCGCGCGAAGCCTCGCAATTACAGGAAGAAACAGGTATTGTCCTGAGAGAAAATGCCGTCAATAGGAAAGACCGGGAGATTGAACGAAAACGCCTGGTACTTGAGTCGAAAATAGCTGGCCTGAAGGAGGAGTTTGAATCTGTACAGGATGAGCTAAATAAGACCTATATCGAGGAAGAACTACGAAAGGAAGTTCTGGAAAAGAATCGGGAACAAATGATCCGTAATCGACACAATGAGTAA
- a CDS encoding circadian clock KaiB family protein, translated as MKTKEEIWELRLYIAGNTVKSQTALANLKKYCEEHLKGKYIIEVIDLLVKPQLAEGDQILAVPTLVKKVPEPIRKIIGDLSNEEKVLVGLNIRPAKI; from the coding sequence ATGAAAACAAAAGAAGAAATTTGGGAGTTGCGACTCTATATTGCTGGAAATACAGTTAAATCCCAGACTGCGCTGGCCAATCTGAAAAAGTATTGCGAGGAGCATTTAAAGGGTAAATATATTATTGAGGTTATCGATCTACTGGTGAAGCCTCAATTGGCAGAGGGTGACCAGATTTTAGCCGTACCTACCTTAGTAAAAAAAGTACCTGAGCCAATTCGCAAGATTATTGGCGATTTATCGAACGAAGAAAAAGTGTTAGTTGGATTGAACATTCGCCCAGCAAAAATATAG
- a CDS encoding circadian clock KaiB family protein — translation MIESSLLNDKDTDPDGEGQLYVLHLFVTGASLYSTRAIKNIRHICDQYLSGKYSLEIIDVHQQREVAEEEQLIALPLLIKRFPLPERRLIGDLSDTRKVLNGLGLAT, via the coding sequence ATGATTGAGTCATCACTGCTAAACGACAAGGATACTGATCCGGATGGCGAAGGCCAGTTATATGTCTTACATTTATTTGTAACTGGCGCATCCCTGTATTCAACGCGGGCGATTAAGAATATAAGGCACATCTGCGATCAATACCTATCCGGTAAATACTCGCTGGAAATAATTGATGTACATCAGCAACGGGAAGTAGCAGAAGAGGAACAGCTGATTGCGCTCCCTTTATTAATTAAACGCTTTCCTTTACCTGAGCGACGATTGATCGGTGACTTGTCGGATACCAGGAAGGTACTTAACGGATTAGGACTTGCTACTTAA
- a CDS encoding sensor histidine kinase: MNGAKTYEQLVVENESLRWQLEEATETLQAIRTGQIDALVVQGDDGHELYTLKTADYTYRIFIETMNEGAVTLNKEGLILYCNSTFASMVDLPLSKVIGLSFDRFAAATSKVDFDALFNEGWADVRKIEFALSSSSGKLVPCLLSVTALELDGGVCLSMILTDLTVQKQTQQLLEVNNQQLAKTNNDLEVSNQALNRSNDNLQQFAYIASHDLQEPLRKIQSFGDLLKMQYSEHLGDGVEYIERMQSAASRMSTLIKDLLTFSRISTRQDSTLYVPLSQVIDAVLNDLDMAIEEAGAVVELDTLPTILGDPSQLRQLFSNLISNALKFRKPDESAHIKVSAAIVAEDNLPQSVNPTRQAATYHRIDVIDNGIGFKEQYLDRIFQVFQRLHGKDQYPGTGIGLAICEKVASNHGGAITASSQPDQGATFSVYFPG; this comes from the coding sequence ATGAACGGGGCTAAAACATACGAGCAACTTGTAGTCGAAAATGAAAGTCTACGATGGCAGCTTGAAGAAGCAACCGAAACACTACAGGCGATTCGTACCGGCCAGATCGATGCACTGGTCGTTCAGGGCGATGATGGCCATGAGCTTTACACGCTAAAAACGGCCGATTATACCTACCGGATTTTTATTGAAACCATGAATGAGGGGGCAGTAACGCTGAATAAGGAAGGTCTTATTCTCTACTGCAATTCAACATTTGCCTCAATGGTTGACTTGCCTTTATCGAAAGTTATTGGTTTATCCTTCGATCGCTTTGCGGCTGCCACCAGCAAAGTGGATTTTGATGCCCTGTTTAATGAAGGATGGGCCGATGTTCGGAAAATTGAATTTGCGCTTAGCAGCAGTTCGGGTAAATTAGTACCCTGTCTGCTTTCAGTAACGGCGTTGGAACTCGATGGAGGTGTTTGTTTGAGCATGATTCTGACGGATCTGACCGTGCAGAAGCAAACGCAACAACTGCTGGAAGTAAATAACCAGCAACTGGCCAAAACAAATAATGATCTGGAAGTTAGTAACCAGGCGTTGAATCGGTCAAATGACAATCTTCAACAGTTTGCCTACATTGCCAGCCATGACTTGCAGGAACCGCTTCGAAAAATTCAGTCTTTCGGTGATTTGCTGAAAATGCAGTACAGCGAGCATCTGGGTGATGGCGTTGAGTATATAGAGCGAATGCAGTCGGCAGCGAGCCGCATGTCGACCCTGATCAAAGATCTACTCACCTTCTCGCGAATTTCTACGCGACAGGATAGTACCCTTTATGTACCGTTGTCTCAGGTTATTGACGCGGTTCTGAACGATCTGGACATGGCAATCGAAGAGGCCGGTGCTGTTGTTGAACTAGACACCCTGCCGACCATATTGGGTGATCCGTCGCAACTAAGACAACTCTTTTCGAATTTGATCAGTAATGCGCTTAAATTTCGAAAACCAGATGAGTCTGCCCATATCAAGGTCAGCGCAGCGATTGTTGCTGAAGATAACTTGCCTCAATCGGTTAACCCTACCCGCCAGGCGGCTACGTATCATCGCATCGATGTAATCGACAATGGAATTGGCTTTAAGGAACAGTATCTGGATCGTATCTTCCAGGTGTTCCAGCGGTTGCATGGAAAAGATCAGTATCCGGGAACTGGTATTGGTCTCGCCATTTGTGAGAAAGTAGCGAGCAATCATGGCGGTGCCATTACAGCCAGTAGCCAGCCTGATCAGGGAGCAACGTTCAGCGTATATTTTCCCGGCTAA
- a CDS encoding acyl carrier protein, producing the protein MTLALINSRLQDILVNMGVNLTALTDQANFIRDLGLDSLDVTDLLVQVENSFSIRIPDEDWWKLQTVGQLKNYLSHEVTFD; encoded by the coding sequence ATGACACTTGCACTGATAAACAGTCGTTTGCAGGACATACTCGTTAATATGGGTGTCAATTTAACGGCGCTCACCGATCAGGCTAATTTCATCCGGGATCTGGGCCTTGATTCACTTGACGTTACCGACCTGCTTGTTCAGGTTGAAAATAGCTTTAGCATTCGCATTCCAGATGAGGATTGGTGGAAACTGCAAACGGTTGGGCAATTAAAAAACTACCTTAGCCACGAGGTTACGTTTGATTAA